Proteins from a genomic interval of Bacillota bacterium:
- a CDS encoding AbrB/MazE/SpoVT family DNA-binding domain-containing protein, with translation MVLSHVGPKGQVVLPKALRDAFQIRPGDRVVFDLEDGKIILTPVHARTAADLRGILRTPKEVDLHEGRRLYQEHLVEKQTAGRTDA, from the coding sequence GTGGTCCTCTCGCATGTCGGCCCGAAGGGCCAGGTCGTCCTGCCCAAGGCGCTCCGGGACGCCTTTCAGATCCGCCCCGGGGACCGTGTCGTCTTCGACCTCGAGGACGGAAAGATCATCCTCACCCCGGTGCACGCCCGTACCGCCGCCGACCTGAGAGGCATCCTCCGCACGCCCAAGGAAGTGGACCTCCACGAAGGTCGCCGCCTCTACCAGGAGCACCTCGTCGAGAAGCAGACGGCGGGCCGTACGGATGCGTGA